The DNA region TCAGCGCACTGTAGGAATCGTTCGTCGCCGAGGCATAGGACATCATCGCGCCCAACACGAACTGGTGGTCGCGGCCCATCGCCTGGAAATCGCCGTTGACCATCGCGTTCAGTGTCGAGACGTCGGATCGTCCGTCGTATTTCGCCGCCGACAGCAACGACAGGCCGCTGCCGTCGCGATCCGGCGCGCCATTGGCCCAGGACAGCTGCATGTCGGAATCGGTGCGGATATGGCTCAGGACCAGCCGGCCGGTCCAGCCGTTGCGAAACACGTGCTCCAGCGAGGCGAAGGCATCGGTCCGCGCGGTATCGACATAGGTCCAGTCGGTGCCCATGGTCGAGCCGTCGGGCCAGTCGATCAGCCCGCCGTCGGCATAGAAGGACGGCAGCCCGGCCCAGGTCACGGCATCGGCGTTGGTCTTTTGATAGCTGATGCCGGTCGACAGCACGGTGTTTTCGTCGATGTCGACCTCAACGGCGCCGAACAGAACATATTTGTCCTTGGTATAGTTGTCGAGGAAACCGTCCCGCTTGTCGACCACGCCGACCAGCCGGCCGCGCACCGAGCCCGAGGCGTTCAGCGGCCCGGACACGTCCGCCTCCACCCGCGCGCCCTTGGGATCGGCCAGCGAGAAGGCGGCCTCGCTCTGGAACACCTCGGTCGGCCGCTTGCGGATGAAGTTGATCGAGGCGCCCGGCTCGCCCGCGCCCGACATCAGGCCGGTGGCGCCGCGCACGATCTCGACATGGTCGTACAGCGCCATGTCGGGATTGTTGTCGCCGAACTGATAGACCACGTCGCGCGGCACCGGGGCGCTGTCATATTGATAGGCGTCGATGGGAAAACCGCGCGAATAATAGTTGATGCGGTCGCTTTCAAAGGCCTGCACGGTGATGCCGGTCGCCGCGTCCATCGTCTCGGCGATGGTGGTGATGTTGCGGTCCTTCATCTGCGCGTCGGTGATGACGCTGGTGGATTGCGGGGTTTCCTTCTGGCTCAGCACCAGCCCGGTGGCCGAGCGCATCCATTCGGTGGTCCAGCTGTCGGTGCCCTCGGTCTGGGTGCCGGGGGCGGCGGTGATCGTCACCTCGTCCAGGGTGACGGCGGTGCCAGAGCCGTCCTGGGCCTGTTGCGCCATGGCCGGGACGGCCAGCGCCAGGATGCCGGCGGAAAGCGCCGTGGTCAGCCGCGCGCGTGCGGCGAATGAGATCAGGGGGCGGTATGTCATGGGAAAGCCATCCGATGCGGTTTCGTTTCGGGCTGGCATGGAGCTGGCTTCTGTCCCCGCTATTCCCGCCGCATGGGCGACCGGGCAAGCGGACTCGTCCGCCGGCGAAGGGTTGCGACGACATGCGACAATTCCGCAACAGGTGCGGTTCAACCATGCGTTGCGGGGACGGTCAGGACCATGTGGCCGGGCGCGACCTGGGCATAGGTCGAAGGCGCCGGCACATGGCCGACCGGGTGGATCGGCGCGCCCGCGGGGGTGGGCCGAGGTCCTCGGCCAACCGCCGGCGGCGCGGATCGGGCACAGGCACGGCGGCCAGCAGGCGGCGGGTATAGGGATGCTGCGGGCTTTCCAGGACCTGGCGGCGGCTGCCGATTTCCACGATGCGGCCCTGATGCATCACCGCGACGCGGTGGCTGATGCGCTCGACCACCGCCATGTCGTGGCTGATGAACAGCATGGCGATGCCAAGCTGGCGCTGCAGGTCCTCCAGCAGTTCCAGCACCTGCGCCCGGACCGAGACGTCCAGCGCCGAGACCGCCTCGTCGGCGACGATCAGCCGCGGCTCCAATGCCAGGGCGCGGGCGATGGCGATGCGCTGGCGCTGGCCGCCGGAAAGCTCGTGCGGATAGCGGTGCATCAGGCTGCGCGGCAGCTCGACCCGGTCGAAGAGCCGGGCGATACGGTCGCGGCGCTCGGCGCGGCTGCCGATGCCATGGTTCAGCAGCGGCTCCTCGACCTGATCCAGCAGCCGCATCTGCGGGTCGAGGCTGGCGAAAGGATCCTGAAAGATCATCTGCATGTCGCGCCGGGCGCGGCGCAGGTCCGCGGCGCCTAGGTTGAGAATGTCGCGCCCGGCCAGTCGGACCCGGCCCGAGGCGGGTTCGACCAGCCGCAGGATCGAGCGGCCGGCGGTGGACTTGCCGCTGCCCGATTCGCCGACCAGCGCCAGGGTCTGTCCGGCGTCCAGGGTGAAGGAAACGTCCTCGACCGCATGCAGCTGCGCCAGCCTGCGGCGCAGCAGCCCGCCGCGGATCGGAAAGCGGGTGCAGAGGTTTTCGACCTGAAGCAGCGGCGCCGCCTGCGGCGGGGGCGCGGGCGGATCGCGGCCGGCCATCTCGCCCAGGCGCGGCACGGCGGCAAGCAGGGCGCGGGTATAGGGCTGGCGCGGGCGGGCGAAGATTTCGGCGGCCGGCCCCTCTTCCACCACCGCGCCGCCGCGCATGACCAGCACGCGGTCGGCGATCTGGGCGACGACGCCCATGTCGTGGGTGATGAACAGCACCGCCATGCCGGCCTGCCGCTTCAGCCGGTCGATCAGGGCCAGGATCTCGGCCTGGAGGGTCACGTCCAGCGCCGTGGTCGGCTCGTCGCAGATCAGCAGCCGCGGGCGGCAGGCCATGGCCATGGCGATGACCACGCGCTGGCGCATGCCGCCGGACAGTTCGTGCGGATATTGCCGCAGCCGGCGCTCGGGTTCGGGGATGCAGAGTTCGCGCAGCAGCTCCAGCGCCCGGGCGCGGGCCTGGCGCCGCGACAGCCCGCGGTGGGCGACCAGCCCCTCGGACAGCTGCGCGCCGATGGTGAAGACCGGGTTCAGCGCTGTCATCGGCTCTTGAAAGACCATCGCGAGCTGGTTGCCGCGCAGGCGGCGCATGGCGGCGGGCGATGCCTGGGCAAGGTCGATCATGTCCTGCTCGCGCCGGAACAGCAGCCGGCCGCCGGCGATCTCGCCGCCGCCGAATTCGACCAGCCGCATCAGCGACAGCGCCCCCACCGACTTGCCGGCGCCGGATTCGCCGACGATGCACAGGCATTCGCCGGCGGCGATGTCGAAGGACAGGTTGCGCAGCCCGGCGACGGTCCCGTCCCCGGTCCGGAACGCGACCCGAAGCCCCTGGACCGAGACGAGCGGGTTCCGTTGCGGCATCTGTCCCCCTTCCCCGCCGGTGCCTGCCGCGGTCAGGCTAATGCCGCGCCGGGAGGTTGCAACCGAAAAGCCGGCGAAGAAGCGCCTTGCTTTCCAAGGAAAAGCGGTCTGAAAATCGGCGCAGGAGCGGCCGGCGGCAGCCCGGCCCATGCCTATCACAGCGACAGGAGACGGCGATGCAAGTGAGATGCTGGATGCTGGGGGCCGCCGCGGCGGCGCTGGCCGCCCCTGCCGCGATGGCGGGGCGGGGCAGCGACGGGCAGGTGAACGTCATCATGTGGCAGGCGCCCTCGACGATGAACCCCTATCTGTCGCCCGGCACCAAGGACATCATCGCCAGCAGCATCGCGCTAGAGCCGCTGGCGAGCTTCACCCCCCAGGGCGGGCTGGCGCCGCGGCTGGCCGCCGAAATCCCCAGCCGCGAGAACGGCGGCATCGCCCCGGACCTGCGCAGCGTGACCTGGAAGCTGAAGCCGGGGATCCGGTGGGCCGACGGCTCGCCGCTGACCGCCGAGGACGTGGCCTTCACCGCCGCCTATTGCATGGACCCCTCGGGCGGCTGCGCGCAGCTGGCAAAGTTCGAGGGCGTCGAAAGCGTCGAGGCGCTGGACGCATTGACGGTCCGGATCCGCTTCGCGACGCCGCGATCCGATCCGTTCTCGGCCTTCGTCGGCGCGCAGACGCCGGTGCTGCAAAAGGCGCAGTTCCGCGACTGCATCGGCGAAAAGGCCCCGACCTGCACCCAGCAGAACTTCAACCCCGTCGGCACCGGCCCGTTCAAGGTGGTCGCGTTCCGCACCAACGACAGCATCACCTTCGAGGCGAACCCCGAATACCGCGCGTCCGACCAGCCCGCTTTCGCCAAGCTGCTGATCAAGGGCGGCGGCGACGCGGCGGCGGCGGCGCGGGCGGTGCTGGAAACAGGCGAGTTCGACTATGCCTGGAACACCCAGCTGGCGCCGGACGTGATGGCGGGCATGGAGGCGGCCGGCAAGGGTCAGAACGTCGTCGCCTTCGGCAGCCTGGTCGAGCGCATCCACGTCAACCTGACCGATCCCTCGCCGGACCTGCCCGAGGGCGAGCGCTCGACCGCCAAGCATCCGCATCCGATCCTGCAGGACGCCAATGTGCGCAAGGCGCTGTCCATGGCCATCGACCGGCAGTTGCTGACCGAGCTGGGCTATGGCCCGGCCGGCCAGCCCAGCTGCAATCTGGTGCCGGCGCCGGACGCGTGGGCCTCGGACAACACCGACTGCATGGCGCAGGATGTCGAGGGGGCGAAAAGGCTGCTGGACGAGGCCGGCTGGCTGCCGGGTCCCGACGGCATCCGCGAAAAGGACGGCAGGCGGCTGAAGCTGCTGTTCCAGTCCTCGGTCAACGCCGTGCGCCAGGATTTCCAGGCGCTGATCAAGCAATGGTGGTCCGATATCGGGGTCGAGACCGAGCTGAAGGTGGTGGAACCCTCGGTCTTTTTCGGCGGCGACGCCGGTTCTCCCGACACGTTCCAGAAATTCCATGCCGACGTCGAGATGTATGCGAACAACTTCGAGGGCAACAACCCCGAGCCCTATCTGGCGCGCCAGACCTGCGACAAGATCCCCGGCCCGGAAAACCAGTGGCAGGGCGAGAACACCAGCCGCTATTGCGACCCCGAATTCGACCGGCTGATCGGCGAGATGACGCAGATCGTCGATCCGGCCGCGCGCGGCGCCATGGGCAAGCGCCTGAACGAGATGCTGACCCGCGACAGCAATGCCATCATTCCCCTGGTCTATCGCGGCACCACCTCGGCGGTCTCGAACCGGCTGGGCGGGGTCCAGATGAACGCCTGGGACAGCGAGCTGTGGAACGTCGCCGACTGGCATCGCATCGAACCATGACCCGCGCCCGCCGCGGCGGCGGGCCGCGCATCCCTTGGCCCTGCCGCAAGGGCGCGATGCCGCCCTGCCCCGCCCTCGCCGGGCGCGGCGGCTGGCCGTGGGCCCTGGTTCGGGCCGGGCATCCACCCGCCGGCTGGGGTTGCGCCGGATGAGTCGCGGGGCGCCGCCATGCTGAACTTTGCCCTGCGCCGGCTGCTGCTGGCGGTGCCGACGTTGCTCTTCATCTCGCTGGTGGTGTTCCTGCTGCTTGAGGCGGCGCCCGGCGATCCGCTGGGCGACGTGCCGCTGACCGTGCCGCCCGAGGTCAAGGAACGGATGCGCGAGGCGCTGGGGCTGGGCCAGGCCTGGTATCTGCGCTACCTGCTGTGGCTGAAGCAGTTCTTCTGGGTCGAGCCGCTCTACTGGTTCGACCGGCTCTGGGGCACCGATTTCAGCCGCGGCATGCAGCGCATCATCAGCTTCCAAAGCCGCAGCCCGGTCTTCGACGTGATCGCCGAGCGGCTGCCGCAGACGCTGACGGTGGTCGGCCTGTCCTATGTGCTGGGGGTGCTGATCGCGGTGCCGATCGGCATCGTCTCGGCCTATCGGCAATACAGCTGGTTCGACCAGATCGGCACTTTCGTCGCCATGGTCGGATTTTCGCTGCCGACCTTCTTTACCGGCGTGGTGATGATCCTGGTCTTCGGCATCCGGCTGCAATGGTTTCCCTCGGTCTACGACACCACGCTGCGGGTGACGGACTGGGGCAGCTTCGTGCAGCAGCTGCGGCAGATGGCGATGCCGGTCGCGGTGCTGGCGCTTTACAACGCGGCGCAGATCAGCCGCTTCATGCGGGCCTCGATGCTGGACAACCTGCGGCAGGACTATGTGCGCACCGCCCGGGCCAAGGGCCTGCCCGAGCGGGTGGTGGTGCTGAAGCACGTGCTGCGCAACAGCCTGATCCCGGTGGTGACGGTGATCGCGCTGGGGCTGCCGGCGGTCTTCGGCGGCGCCATCATCACCGAGCAGGTGTTCAAGGTGAACGGGCTGGGCCAGCTGCTGATCCTGGCGATCCATGCCAACGACCTGCCGATGGTGATGGCGCTGACCATGATCTTCGCGGTGCTGATCGTGGGCTTCACCCTGGTCGCCGATCTGCTCTACGGCCTGCTGGACCCGAGGATCCGCTATGACTGAGCCGCCGCCCGCGCCGGCAGAGACCGCGCCGGCCCGCAGCCGCGGCTGCGGCATCTGGCGGCAGTTCCGCCGGCATCGCGGCGCCATGCTGGGGCTGCTGGTCCTTGCCGCGATCCTGCTGTTCGCGGGGTTGGGGCCGCTGGTCTGGCGGCTCGATCCGGGGTTCGTCGACATCCGCGCCCGCAACCAGGGCTTCGGCGCCGCGCATCCGCTGGGCACCGACCAACTGGGCCGCGACCTGCTGGCGCGGCTGATGGCCGGGGGGCGGGTGACGCTGGCGGTGGGGCTGGCGGCGATGGCGGTGGCGCTGGGATTCGGCAGCCTGGTCGGCATCGCCGCGGGCTGGTCGCGGCGGCTGGACGCGCCGCTGATGCGGCTGACCGAACTGTTCCTGGCCCTGCCGCTGCTGCCGCTGCTGCTGCTGATGGTGATGCTGTTCCGCGAGCCGCTGGCCCGCGCCATGGGGCCGGCCGGGGGCAGCTTCCTGCTGATCGTCGCCGCCATCGGCGCCACCTCGTGGATGCAGACCGCGCGCATCCTGCGCGGCGAGGTGCTGGCGCTGAAAGAGCGCGAGTTCATCCTGGCCGCGGTCTCGACCGGCACGCCGACGCGGCGGATGATCCTGCGTCATGTCGTCCCCAACGTCGTCTCGCCCATGCTGGTGGCGGCGACGCTGGGCATCGCCGCCGCCATCGTCACCGAAAGCGCGCTCTCCTTTCTGGGCCTGGGGTTTCCGCCGGATTTTCCGACCTGGGGCCGGCTGCTTTACGACGCGGTGGACCAGATGCAGCTTTATCCCTGGCGGGTGGTGCTGCCGGGGCTGCTGATCTCGCTGACGGTGCTGTCGGTGAACTATGTCGGCGACGGGCTGCGCGACGCCATGGATCCGCGGCAACGGCACCGCTGACGCGCCCTGCCGCCGGGGTATTTGGGCAACGGAAAAAGCGCTTAAAGGGCGCGGGCGAGCGTCGCCAGTTCCGCGCGCGGCAAGATCAGCAGCATCGGCCCCTCGCAGGCCAGCGTGACCGGCCCGGTCGCCTGGTTCGACGTGCCGCTGCGGCCGTCCGGGGCGAAGGCGAGCCCGTCGATGGGCCAGCGCAGACCCTGCGAGCGCCCGGTGGCCGCCCCCATCGGGAACAGCGAGACCCGGGTGCCGGGGGCGAGATCCAGCGCCAGCCGGGCGGGGGCGCGGGTGATGACGTCCTCGCCCGCGACCAGCAGGCAGGGCGGGCCGACGCGGCGGGCGATGACGCCCAGCGCCGACAGGAAATGGTCGTGGCGGCCGCCAGCGAAGCCCAGGGCAACGACGAAGGGGGTCCGCAGCCGGGACAGGCATTTCTCGAAATCGGTGCTGTCCTGTTCCGCGACCGGATGCAGGTTCCCGGGCGGGATCGCGGCCCTGGCGCGGTCCGAGATGCTGTCGAAATCGCCCCAGACCGCCTGCGGCATCAGCCCGAACTGCAGCGCTGTATCGGCGCCGCCATCGGCCGCGGCCACCACCGGCGCCAGCGCCAGCGCGGCGTCGAGATCGGCGCGGGCCACGGGCGCTCCGCCGATCAGCGTGACCGGCCGGGGGCTCTGCAGGATCATTCCGGCTTGCCGATGCCGCTGAAGACCTTGCGGAAGGGCAGCGCCCAGAGGATGCCCAAGACGACATAGACCGCGAGCTCGACCAGGATCGGCTGACGGCCCCAGGTCCGGTCCATCCAGTTCACCAGCGTCACCGCCACGACGATATAGAGCGGCAATCCGATCACCAGGATCAGCAGCGACCAGCGTTTGCGGGATTTCAGGTCCATCGGCTTTTCCTTTCCGGGATGGGGCGAGGGAGCACCGCCTGCCAGCGGCCGAGGTTGCACTGGACGCCGCCGCGGCGCATCGGGCCGGGATAGAGCACCCGCGGCGGCCGGAAGCTGACGAAGCTCGGCACCGGCCTCCGGCAGCGCCAGCCCAGCGGGTCGAGATAAGCCGGCGGCCTGTCCATGGTCACGATCACCAAGCGCCCGCGCATCGACCGGTCCCACCGGGGGTCGCGGTAGTGGCAGCGAAATCGCGGCCCCGCAAGTGCCTGTACCAAAGCCCGGTCAGCAGCGCCGGCCTGGACCCCCGCCACAGCGGGGAGGCCGGGATCAGGTGACGGCAGGCGGCGATGCGCGACCGGAGGGATTCGCGGTTCGGCTCCCAGGGCTGCGGCCGGGTATCGCCGCGGTGCTGGACCGGATCGAGATCGCGCGCCGGGCGGCGGCGGCCGAGGGGCGGCATAGGCGTCCGCCAGATGCGTCGTCGGCCGGTCCCCATCGGGATGGCCGTCGAGCATCAGGACGCCGCCGCCCATCCCGCTCAGTCCGCGAAGGGATCGGTGACGAGGATGGTGTCGTCGCGCTCGGGCGAGGTCGAGAGCAGCGCCACCGGGCACTGGATCAGCTCCTCGATGCGGCGGACGTATTTGATCGCCTCGGCCGGCAGGTCGGCCCAGGACCGCGCGCCCTGCGTCGATTGCTTCCAGCCCGGCATTTCCTCATAGACCGGCCGCACCCGGTCCTGCAGCGCGGCGGCGGTGGGCAGGTGGTCGTAATGCTTGCCCTCGATTTCGTAGCCCACGCAGA from Paracoccus aminovorans includes:
- a CDS encoding TonB-dependent siderophore receptor yields the protein MTYRPLISFAARARLTTALSAGILALAVPAMAQQAQDGSGTAVTLDEVTITAAPGTQTEGTDSWTTEWMRSATGLVLSQKETPQSTSVITDAQMKDRNITTIAETMDAATGITVQAFESDRINYYSRGFPIDAYQYDSAPVPRDVVYQFGDNNPDMALYDHVEIVRGATGLMSGAGEPGASINFIRKRPTEVFQSEAAFSLADPKGARVEADVSGPLNASGSVRGRLVGVVDKRDGFLDNYTKDKYVLFGAVEVDIDENTVLSTGISYQKTNADAVTWAGLPSFYADGGLIDWPDGSTMGTDWTYVDTARTDAFASLEHVFRNGWTGRLVLSHIRTDSDMQLSWANGAPDRDGSGLSLLSAAKYDGRSDVSTLNAMVNGDFQAMGRDHQFVLGAMMSYASATNDSYSALTGIGTPIENVFDWNGGPAEPVWSDGPTSVGKTTARQYGVYGTLQFHATDALALIGGARASWWSGSDATDGVTTLDYSYDAEITPYVGATYDLTPVWTAYGSITSIFKPQLAQDVDGNYLDPAYGWNYELGVKGDPLDGRLYVSAAIFQTDQKDVAEYLYYDLEEDRSVYRSIDGTKTRGFEVEAAGAINDRWNVSAGYTYRTSKDQDGNKLYADQPQHTLKLATDYRLAALQDKLTLGGAMRWQSGTDSMDFTSELEQPNVHQGSYAVFDLNAKYDLNDKTALSLSVNNIFDKKYYATTGFYDTVVYGDGRSAELTLRAKF
- a CDS encoding peptide ABC transporter substrate-binding protein, with the protein product MQVRCWMLGAAAAALAAPAAMAGRGSDGQVNVIMWQAPSTMNPYLSPGTKDIIASSIALEPLASFTPQGGLAPRLAAEIPSRENGGIAPDLRSVTWKLKPGIRWADGSPLTAEDVAFTAAYCMDPSGGCAQLAKFEGVESVEALDALTVRIRFATPRSDPFSAFVGAQTPVLQKAQFRDCIGEKAPTCTQQNFNPVGTGPFKVVAFRTNDSITFEANPEYRASDQPAFAKLLIKGGGDAAAAARAVLETGEFDYAWNTQLAPDVMAGMEAAGKGQNVVAFGSLVERIHVNLTDPSPDLPEGERSTAKHPHPILQDANVRKALSMAIDRQLLTELGYGPAGQPSCNLVPAPDAWASDNTDCMAQDVEGAKRLLDEAGWLPGPDGIREKDGRRLKLLFQSSVNAVRQDFQALIKQWWSDIGVETELKVVEPSVFFGGDAGSPDTFQKFHADVEMYANNFEGNNPEPYLARQTCDKIPGPENQWQGENTSRYCDPEFDRLIGEMTQIVDPAARGAMGKRLNEMLTRDSNAIIPLVYRGTTSAVSNRLGGVQMNAWDSELWNVADWHRIEP
- a CDS encoding ABC transporter permease yields the protein MLNFALRRLLLAVPTLLFISLVVFLLLEAAPGDPLGDVPLTVPPEVKERMREALGLGQAWYLRYLLWLKQFFWVEPLYWFDRLWGTDFSRGMQRIISFQSRSPVFDVIAERLPQTLTVVGLSYVLGVLIAVPIGIVSAYRQYSWFDQIGTFVAMVGFSLPTFFTGVVMILVFGIRLQWFPSVYDTTLRVTDWGSFVQQLRQMAMPVAVLALYNAAQISRFMRASMLDNLRQDYVRTARAKGLPERVVVLKHVLRNSLIPVVTVIALGLPAVFGGAIITEQVFKVNGLGQLLILAIHANDLPMVMALTMIFAVLIVGFTLVADLLYGLLDPRIRYD
- a CDS encoding ABC transporter permease encodes the protein MTEPPPAPAETAPARSRGCGIWRQFRRHRGAMLGLLVLAAILLFAGLGPLVWRLDPGFVDIRARNQGFGAAHPLGTDQLGRDLLARLMAGGRVTLAVGLAAMAVALGFGSLVGIAAGWSRRLDAPLMRLTELFLALPLLPLLLLMVMLFREPLARAMGPAGGSFLLIVAAIGATSWMQTARILRGEVLALKEREFILAAVSTGTPTRRMILRHVVPNVVSPMLVAATLGIAAAIVTESALSFLGLGFPPDFPTWGRLLYDAVDQMQLYPWRVVLPGLLISLTVLSVNYVGDGLRDAMDPRQRHR
- a CDS encoding thiamine diphosphokinase, producing MILQSPRPVTLIGGAPVARADLDAALALAPVVAAADGGADTALQFGLMPQAVWGDFDSISDRARAAIPPGNLHPVAEQDSTDFEKCLSRLRTPFVVALGFAGGRHDHFLSALGVIARRVGPPCLLVAGEDVITRAPARLALDLAPGTRVSLFPMGAATGRSQGLRWPIDGLAFAPDGRSGTSNQATGPVTLACEGPMLLILPRAELATLARAL
- a CDS encoding DUF2842 domain-containing protein is translated as MDLKSRKRWSLLILVIGLPLYIVVAVTLVNWMDRTWGRQPILVELAVYVVLGILWALPFRKVFSGIGKPE